gcaagtatattggaaaaaaaaaaaattgtgataaaacatttttaccaTAGTACCATAATACTATTAAGGATTTAAATATTACATGACTTGGCTTAAATAGTACAGGTTTTACCAATAACATATTAGTTACAAAAGAAATTAGTAGAAATTTAAAATCAATTATATAAATTACATATTTGTATTGAGATGAACAGGTAATTAACATACATGTGTTGtataatttgttatttttattatttgctaCATTCTCCCCAATTTCCTGCATTAGCTTAATATGCTTAATGCTTTTAGGTTAATAGCATAAAAAgcaaatataatacatatattaaaaaataaataaaacatggacGATATTGCTTTAGCTGCTTCCTAAGTGTGATTAAAATAACTTTGGAGCTTATATCACTTAGTCTAAGGTCATATTATTTCCCATTTTTTCCAAAGTGGGATAACACTGGGcccaaatatatgttttatttgatCCTGTAAGCAAATGCTTAGTCTACAATTATGATGATTtgtttatgtgtaaatatttatcatatttaatgtatgttgattagtataatattaaatattttctaatattctTCTTGTGATAAATCTTTAAATGCAAAGATAGGGCACATCATcagtttttttaagttattttctaATATTCTATATAATAGATATTGGATATTTGGATATTTGGTCATATAACTTATTATTATGGTCTGCTAAGCAAAGATAAATCATAAGAATAGTACTGCAAATTAACTGTAGCATGCAGTAGAAGCTTTgtgaaaatatttataaatagcaaaatgatgttattggattaaaaacagattttctaATATCAACACAGCACTTGTTTTGTTGGAAAATCTATTTGCTTTAAGTGCATTTAGTCACATTAAAAGACAGCAGTAGGTTGCAGTGTGTCGTGACACTGGTTATCGAGTGATGGCTCTGTTGAACATTGATCTAGATCTCTGGATTGTCTGGATAATAAGTTATTGTGGTCTCAATTTTTGTCTGAATTGAAGGACTTTGATCTCTATCCGATTGTACTGGTTATATAACTTGCACTAATTGTGCTCTACCCTAGTTATAAAAAAAACGCAAATTTCAGATTAGATGTCTAATAttggttaataaatatataaaccaaGCCTAACCATTAGTTTTCTTAAAATACTGAAGGTACAAAGGTTATTCTGCACAGATACTCATACACTCTCATTTTAACAGgcaaatacatataatataaattgAGATATATTAGGTGCATATATTAATATGAATGATAAAGTCTTGTCACAaagtacagtatatacaatatacagctctgggaagaaatatgagaccacttaaaaattaggagtttctttgattttggatgatcacaaggcatcaaaccaagctgaactgcttgaagttgtgcaccaggagttgcataaaggtatccaaaagcagtgtgtaagactggtggatgagaacatgccaagatatgtgaaaactgtgaataaaaaccagggttattccaccaaatgttgatttctaaactcttaaaactttgtgaagtgctctcttattttttgcaaGAGCTGTATATTCCCTTCTAGACAAATACAAAAGCCAGTTCCAGGTTTATGAAGTGTATTATGACTTGATTATAAGTATTTATTTACTAAGCTTTTAGTAGGTGTGATTATACAGtctatattatacatttaaaattgaTACAATGTATGGAAAGTCATTGAAAATACATTGATGTAGCTTTGATCTATCTCTATTTATTAAGCATTTttcatgtataaatataaataatgttgTTTGGGGTCATATATGCTTATGTGATTTTACTAGCCTATTTACGGTACTCTAAATtgtatgtacagttttttttatggagGGATTGTGAAATATGCCCCTTTCCATGTTCTGCAATCTAATTTTACCTCTCATTCATTGCAagataaatacaattttacattCTAGAGATGTGTAAATGCTGTAAGATTATTTTTAATACTGGTACCactgtaaattattttaaaaactaccaTGAACCTACTATAcaggtgtgtttctgtgtttgtgtgtgtggttttaggGAGCCTGTGGCCACTCCCGTGCCCAAGGGCCGCATTCTACACACCCTCACACCCACCTCACACAACACGCTGTTCCTATTTGGAGGCCTCAGCACCTCTGGACAGGTTCTCAGTGAGTACAAAGCCCCTAGGCTTTACtggacacatatatatatatgttgtatatatgtgGCCATAACACCTTAATGCTGTTAAAATCACCCCTGTTCAGATGATGGCTGGGAGTTTGACACTACAGCGAgagaatggagagagagggagcatcCTCACAAAGACAAGCCCAGGTAGGTTTAATACAATACAGGTGGATATTTGGTGACCTTAGCAAGGTGCTTTATGGAGAATTATTAGAAAATTATTGTTCTAATTTTTTTGAATGACTGTGTTCACTATTAGATTGAGGCACTCCGCTGTACAGGGGAAGGATAATGATGTGGTGGTTTTTGGAGGAAGTCATGACTATGTCCTGATGATGGATTCGGTATGTATTATTTCCagtgaaacaaaaaagaaaggctGGTAAACAAGAAACCTTTGGAAACAGCAAGATGATTCATACACACTTTTAGCAATAGCACATCTTAAATTGCatattatgataaaaaaaaaaaaaacattatcagcTATGAACTAGGGGTGTGTGTACCTGCCAAAAATTTttacatgataaaataaaaatccatatcgtgatcaTAGCGAGATTCTTGTAAGCAGgttgttttgtatttgtgttcctatttactgtattttgctacattattattgtatataaaatCTTAAGTTATTATTCATGAAATagacaaacatttaacatttatagaacatttatagatttacagatagagcatttatttgcagaaaatgagtaatggctggaataaaaaaaaagatgcagagctttaagaacTCAAGTAATAAATTCACATTAATAatgatttaagagttcagaaattaatatttggtggaataaccctggtttttagtcacagttttcatgcattttggcatgttctcctccaccagtcttacacattgcttttggataactttacgccactcctgcaAATAATCGCAAATAATATTGTTTTTGCCAAAGTTGTATTGAGTGCAAACCTATTGTTACAGGACATaaattgaatgtaaatgtaaatttctgAGATCTCATGATTTCTAGGGTTAATTACTGTTAGATCTGAAAAGGAGTGAAATATGTTGTTCCATGTTGTGAAAGACAGCTTTAGAGTGGGGAATGTTAAGTATGTCAAAAACAGGATTTAGGCTCTAAGCCATAGAGCAGGGAAACATAATTAGATAGTAGCCCAAAGCATTGTTGGAGATGAAAGCTGTAATGTCTATATTGCAGGGAAGAGGAGAACAAATACTAGTATTATTCTACAAAACCAAAGAAAAGCATGTGATTCTCACACCTGTAAAACAACACAATTCACAATATGTTATGTTTTCACTGTAAACTTTTACATAAACTTCCACTACCGACTATAAATTGTGATTGTGTTGATGATTATGTTCTATAAATAATGGGTTGTGAATAATGTCCATTATTGGTGTCTTAAGGACACCAGAGGGCATGCTAAACACAAGAACTGGAACTGGattatgattaaaatagatcTGTAGACAGATCTCTAATCTGCGATAAAGTTGCAATTAGTGATAATTTCTGATCTGcattaacaaataaatacaattttatcacTACTTTATTCACTAACATCATACATTGCGttcagcttttttttgtttttttgattttCACTGATTTCTTCATTTAGGTCACGGTGCTCAGGTGTCCATCTCAGACCCACTGCAGAGATGTTCTGGTGTTTCAGACTCAGCCCCTCTCCCTCTCCAGGTAAATGCTACCAGAGAGTTCAGTGGCAGCAAGGCTAGATTATATTTCACTGGCATAACTTCTGCTGTCATTTTGTTTTCAACATGTACTTTCTATGATGAATCTAGCCAGCTTACTGTGCAAGACCTTCCTTTGCTTTCAAAACAACCTCAATTTGTCACAGTAAGGATTTCACAAGATGTTAAAAACATTCCTTTGGCCCATGTTTAAATGGTTGCTTCACACAGTTTCTGAAGATATTTtctaaaaagcatttaaatgctaCAGATCTCCTGTTCTTCCACATCCAAAAAGTTTTTGCAGATGGTagactgtacagctctggaaaaaaataagagaccacttcaatttaaaatgagtttctctgattttgctatttataggtatatgtttgagtaaaatgaacattgttcttttattcttttaactacggacaacatttcttttaaattccaaataagaatattgtcatttagagcatttatttgcagaaagtgagaaatggctgaaataacaaaaaggatgcagagctttcagacctcaaattatgcaaagaaaacacgttcatattcataaagttttaaaagttcagaaatcaatatttggtggaataatcctctttttattcagtttttttcattcctgcatcttggcatgttctcctccaccagtcttacacactgcttttggataactttattccactcctggtgcactaattcaagcagttcagcttggtttgatggcttgtgatcatccattatcctcttgattatatttcagaggttatcaatgtggtaaaataaaaaaactcatcatttttaagtgctgaatttaaatgtatttttatattcatagcTGTAGATGGTAGTCCATAGATTGGATTCAAAGATGGGGACTGGAAAGAACACTAAAGAACACTGAACTCACAAAGTGCTGGAAGTAGCTATTAGTGTAGTGTTTCTCAAACCTAGTCCTGGAGGCCCCAGGCTTTGCACATTTTAGAGCAGAAATAATAATATGCTGTTTACATAactaataatcagataactgcctTACTTAGATTAAAATCACATGTAAACACCCACTGTAGCTTTTCTGTTAGTTCAGTCCTGTCTGGCCATTCAACTTTGACCTTTTTTCTTAACAAGGGATGTGTTTCTATACAGGTATGTCTGTCCGATgaatttgttttgctttttatagatTATGTGAGGACTGCGTAGGAAAACATGCTTCAACTCTGCAGGAACAAGCATCATGTTTACCACCCAGAGTACAGGAAACTCTTCATAAGAGGATGTCTTACTTCAGAACACTAACAGAACTGCAGGAGCGTGCCACTTTAACACACTGACTTTACAGCCTCATTATAATGCCTTGGTTTGGTCTGCTGCTCTGAGGGCATGTCCATTTAAACAGGAGTGCTGGAATGTATATGATCTGTTTTGGAATTTAAAGGCACCAATAGAATAATAGTGGGCCAGTTCCAATATCCAATATTTTTGCATACTTTTCTGCCaatacttaaaaatgtataaaatagacTTGGGGTTGACTACATCTACCTGGAGTCTAACATGTAGTGTTTGTTAGGGgtaaatatgattaaatattgctttaagaataataataataataataataataatataatataataataatataatatatttatatatatatatacttgtaattatatatttgtaatcatatatttgtaattaaaatatttgCTAATATTTGATTTACATGTTATTGTACGATTATTGTTTCTTGGTATAACATTGAGACTTCTGTATAATGATGTACATACAATGATAGTATCAGTCTGTTTGCTTCATtcaaatgtttgagtaaaatgaacataaaataaaattgttttgttaaaataaaaacaaattttgtcatttagagcatttatttgcagaaaatgggaaatggctgcaataaaaaagatgcagagctttcagacctcaaataatgcaaaaaaaaaaggtaatattcataaagttttaagaaagagttcagaaattaatatctgatggaataaccctggttttaatcacagtttttgtgcatcttggcatgtttttggataactttatgccacccctctggcaaacattcaagcagttcagtttggtttaatggcttgtgattatccatcttccttttgattatatcccagagttTTTCAGAGGCTTAATCTTAACAAATTAacatctaaacattttttttacctgattaaaGTTTTATAACTTCAATGTCAGACAGAAGTATTACAAAAAGTAAATGTTTAAACTGAGTTTCTTCCATTCTCATTACTGTGCTGAGATTGGTGCAAATTGGATTCTGGGACATTTGGATATTCCAAGTTCACTCACTGTCTAATGGAAGTAGATCCTAGACAAGGAAAATTAGTTTGTCACTGATATCTATGATGATAAGTGGATGTCATACTGCActcagccagcagaggcactagacctgtggtggctacAGCTTTGAGAAATGTTGCACTGACCAATAACTATAAGAAAACATAGACATCACAGAAGTTatcacagaaataataataatagaatacgAGGAAAACAAACTGGTTCTGTGCTTTGATAAtcagtttattatttaatataatcatGGATTGGAATGCTTCCTTACAAAATAATGGAATGATAAGTCACTGATTACACTTATATACTCAGAATTCTATAAaaccttttctttttaaattcaGGATGACATTTTCAGTAGATTACTGTACCATAACTGTTTTTCATATAAAACccttagtttttttttggtatttttttcccTCAAAGTGCATAAAAGGAATTCTAAAGGGCTTTCCCTACCCGTCTGCAGTGCTTGCCATAAACAAGCTTGTGATTAAGACTTTGCCAATTAAGACATTGGTTAAGCGACAAGTGCTGGCCGCTCATCATCTGGACATTTAGATAAGCGACTGCCTGAAACTGCACTTACCATGCTTTACACTGCAGCCCTAACTTTCCTACAGTCATACCAACCCAAAACTCATCGCACTTCAATGTTTTCTGCTGCAACAGAGGTTTGTTTCCACGTACGTAGAACAAACTGAGCCATACTTTTCAACACAAGGGCAAAGCAATGCACAAACCCAACAAGCACCAACTGCATAGGAAAAGGGagagtaaaagaaataaaagagaaaaaatataaacGTTCGCTCAGCTGACAGGAGCAGCTTTTCCTCTAGGAAAAGCGTATTAGCACTGTTTCTAGCTAGCTAAAGCTTAGACGCCTGATCAAGTTTCTCTCATTTAATTAAGACCAAGTTAAACAAATAGTGAAATGAACTGGGGGGAAAAATAATCTTAAGTGGAGATGGCAACCAGGCTGTTCCTCTGTGTATCCCTCCCTCCTGTATCCTTCTCCTCTTCACTCTCTGCAATTCTACCTTTCTTGTTCATATAGCCTCCACATAGTTGGAGGGAAGCATGCCCTGCTTGCCAGTGCGCTCCACGCGGCCAAACATCCAGCCCTCGTCTATCTGCTGCACATCCAGGATCACATCTCCATCAGCGAACGACACCTCATCCTCATCAGCTGCAGCGTAGTCATAGATGGCTTTGTAGCGtttctgaaaaacacaaacatacacatccgttaacatttctgttaatgtGAGGGAAATAATCAATAACAGTCAGTCTAGACATGTTTTAAGCCATATGTTTTAGCACTAGACAagatttacatttacactttaaCATTAGATAAATGCTCTTACAATAAGTGTCTTCCATTTGAATCACTATAAACAGGTAGGTGAATGTGGTGTTAGGAGTCATTCCCAGACTGCCTCACCCCTCCATTTTCACCAAAGAAACCTATGAATGTAGTATTTCCTttgttaaaaattataataaccaTTGCATTGGCTTAGTTCAAAGTTAAACAAGGATAAATTAGCTCAAACTTCttgttctaccttaaatggtgcagcacttACATTCTGTCACCTAAGGGTTTTGGATGATTTAGGGTGGAACaggaaatttaaataaatgttacagAAAAGCTGACTTAATCTCCCCATCATAGAGGAATTAGGGCTggatgataataaataaaatgccatTAGgcactgtgattctgtgatggAATAggcagtgttgttatccactcTGCTTTCCCATGTTTCCCAGaacttgttcatttttttttctcattccaACATACAACACAATAAGTGTATTAAAAGACCTTCACTATGAACAGGTTTTACACACATGGTTACTGGATGTACTATTCAACACCCACTACTATATGCAAATCATGTCTGTACAATGCAAATCCCATCTGTAAACCCCTTGTTGGTTTTAAATATGAGGCCTAATGACTTCAGAGCTGCTTTTGAAGATGGACAGGTTAGTGTAATTTTGGTAGAGTTAAATATTGACTGTTTTGCTATTTTGACCGCTTGGCAGCTCTTTGTACAAACAAGGTGGGGTGAAGGTGGGTGCATGAAGGTGAAGTTACAGGAAGGTAAATAACTTTAAGAACGAGGTGTAATAAGCCCATGCTTCATGGAAAGATTAAGCCTTTAGGCAGGATAAGCTTCTATTTAAtgcctttaatttaatttaatttaattaatcatacAGTCCTCTAAATCAAGGAGGACTCATAGCTCAGATTTTAGGTTCAACTGCAACATGACATGAGCTTTGTGCTAAAGAAGGGAAAGGCTATGTTTTTCCTGACCACCATGCATGAGGACAAAGCTTGGGATCTATAAAGTGTGAAGAGGAACCCAGAAAGAATCCAGTACTATAAACACATGCTGTCCAGCTCTAGTTCCAATTTATTTAAATACTGACCAAATAGTGTTGTTTGTTATACGTGTGATGTCTACACTCATGTATGCTTATCACTCATGTATACATTTGTTGAATACCTTGTATCTCAAATGCAAATCTAGTGATTTAAGGCACTTAACTACTACACTGGGGTAAAGTGAAGATTGTGTAAATATTGCTTTTCTCTAAAGTACTTCTTTTAGTGCATTACAAGTGTGAGCTGCAAACTGAAGAGGAATAAAAAGGGTGATGTTTCGTACCCCGCCactaggaggaggaggagctgcagcagagcGCACAGGCTGGGGATCATAGTTGTAGCTCTGAGGGCTGGAAGGCTGATAGGCTGAACACAGAacacaaagaaataaagagaaaggtgTGAGAACACGGCTAGTGTTTATAAGAAATGCCACAAAACAAGAACATGGTACAATACAAAATCATGCCATTTCcagtatatacattttaattaggTAATTGTTAAAATATCAACTCACTCACTTTaccagaaaatacattttttatcatcaaggaaaaaaaaatgtaatcataagGGATTCACAGAATATTTCGcaaccaaaatatatataaaagaatcATTTATACCGAACTATGAcacatttattttaagtaatgttttgCAGCGTTTCTTCCACTGTTAAGATGTTTACATGAAATGACATAAAGCATTCAGCATCCCTTATGCTTGGCATGCTATGGTTTAATACTGCTGCACAAACTGACTTATATTCAGCTGAAAGATAAGAGCCTAAGATTAAAGTATTGTTAGGTAGCTGTGCTACTATTAGGTTTAgcatttgtttaccaaaagactgagaCTGTATTACGCTAGCTATACAACATGACTTGTGTAGCACTCCTGTGATTTATGTGGTTTATGATAAGAATAACACTCCTGATGtaggtagctagctaaatgtgtgacttaaATAGAACAGCTGAAGTAAATTTAGAACTAAGGTAAATAGATTGCTAAAATTGCATTACTGAGGTAGGATTTATGATAAAAACAGCAATACTtaagtaaatttatgactaaaattgcactgtcAAAGTACATTTATGATGAACACGGCACTGCTAAAATAAGTTTATAGTTagaatgtattgtgctttgttggtaagTCTGCTggtaaattaaaatgttaagtgttcaataaatatattttaaatagtagatctgcaattgaaaaaaaaaatcctcgtGATCATCCACTTTGGTGCATAGCAAAAACATCAGATGTTGGAAATGAAGAACATTCTTAATAGATTAATTCATTATCCTACCAGCGTTGGTCTCAGCAGGTGGGGCATCTCCTGCCATTCGACTCTTGTCAAATTCTTCATGATACTTTATCTGTTGGaaaaaaacatcattaaacaTTCTGTATAAATGCTTACATTTCAAGGGATATGACAGAGCAGCAACATATGTACTGCTTATAAACACAAGGGGGCAGTGTATGCTTGAGTCTGCTGGTTTAATATAGTCTGCATGTGGAGTTAAAGGCACTACCCTTTAAGGAAGAATACAGGCACATTCAGAGGAAATGACACCTAAACACTAGTCATGTGATCTGAGGGTTGCTTGGCAACACGCCATGAcacagatgatgatgatggcaaGGGAGGAAAAGAAGAGGTGGGAGTGGATGtgagcatgaaagagagagagaagggggtgtGGAGTATCTTGGCCAGTGAAAGATATTAGAATTTCATACTAAACAGATTTGAAAAAATCTAACTTTTGGAACAACTTGTGGAGACAAGGGGGGAAAggaaatggagaaagagagagagagagagagagagagagagagagagagagagagagagagaaagagtgtgagtggGTGAATGCATGTTTTGACACGTCTCAGTCTCTCACTTAAATAACTGTGTGTAAGAGTGACTACAGACTAGGGGTGTGCAAAATCGTACAAGATAActtctttatcatttttaaaatgatgaaaatttatacaaaatcagagtcttcataagttactgttgtttacaaaatcaAATGTAAAATTTTTTTATCTCCATTAATGTTTGAAATGGTTTtaatttttcactgttttttttacatcggCAAGATTTTGTTATCGGCAAGATATTGTTATCGCAACAATGGCCTGAAATACTGTGACATTAATTTAGAGCCATGTCACTCACCGTTAATACAGACTACAGAAGAATGCAATGGGTTGAGGCTAGGGCtggacaaaaaaatgtatatatactgtgatataaaatgttttattagctGTGATACGATTTTTCTAAATCATCTATATTTATTGGGTTTAACATTATTttcaaaaatactaaaatataccaAGGTCTGGGGTTACAGAATAAGCTGTGTACGTACAGATGATAAAAAAATGTGGGTCTCTTTATGTAGTAAGTATAAGAATGCCTTTTCTTCAGTGCCAAATCCAAACACAGATAGGACATGACATAATAGGATGTCCACATGTAGAGATGTATCTGGGCAAGGCCAAATGAAATTCCTTCTAGATCTTCAACTGTACAGGAGACCTAATCTTTCTTCTTTCTGATGCAACTCATAGCTTTTAtataagtatttagtatttatataagtatttagtattttatataaGTATTAAGTATTTATGAAAGTATTTCTTCTTTCTGATGCAACTCATAGCTTTTATATAAGTAACCATTTGGCAATCTGGTTCAACCACATACTTTTGGAagaaatatctgtttttttttttttttcaaaataactaAATACGCTTTCTAGCGAGATAAGATAAATTATGTAAAAGATTAATGGTATCTTTGTCTATTAAGGGATCTACAGCATTTAAGAGATACACTTCTGGAGACATAACAAATTGTATGCTAATTATTTCTTTGTATGGCAAATTAAGTTTCTTCCAGTAATTCTATAATTTGACACTTGACTAAAAAACTTGTAGAACTCTGCCCactacaacaaaacatttaaaacacaccCTTACGGTATTAGGAAATATCCTGTGCAGGTGAACtggtgtaaaatacattttatgaaaagGTTTGAAGTTTTGTTCATGGACATTAATAAGTACATGAACAAAGTACATCTGTAGGAGCCAAATGCCTCCAAAATGGCTTTAGGCAAGgccatacatatttatttaaatgctttatttttaatgtgtattaaatTTATGTTCACAGCAATAgatttattttaatgctttagCTTTGAATTATAGGTAAAGTCAGGTGATATAGCACAGCATAAGTGTGTAATAGGAGTAGTTTTCTGTTAAGCGCATGGTGTTCTGACCGCATTGTCGTGCTGTGAACTGAATTAGAATATACAGATGGAGAAAAAGTGGACATAAGATGTAAGTCTGTTggatttctttgttttattttgtttacgacaaataaaaataaagagttaAAATGTGGATTTGTGTGGATTAGGTAGACAGGCTACCAGTTGGAAACACGAGTCAGTTACGTAGCTCTTTTAACTTTTGCTTCTGGAAACCCACCACAACATTTAAGGAAGATCTAATTACTGTATATATCTGTCCTGACTACATCATCAATCCTAGATCCTTTTCCAGtgatataatttataaataatattcaTCATTTACAGTGTcttttactgactgatgttcatgcAGAGCACACTAGCACACTACTACTACTTTTTAGCAGAAAAATAAGCTCATAGTTATTAAGGGATTGGTTAACGTTGTTCTCACGTTGCTGATTTGGTCCTGGGTCTTCTTGATTCTCTGCAGCTCCGGTGTGTCGGCCACCACGCTGAATCCTTTCCCTTTGTTTTTCTCAAACTCCTCTTTGTACAGCACCTACAGAAGACAACAAAACAGACAGAATCATTATACCATTCATCTACTGAGGCAGCTTCTGCTGTGGACACTGAAAATAAGTAAATGTCTATGAGTACCAAACATTACAACAggctatttaaaattatttacagCCATTTAGagcatagctaactagctttcaAACACAACCCGACACCATATAGCTTATGTCTACTGCCTTCTAAATAAAAAGAGCTGCATCTATGAGTGAAgcttttaatttttaaacatcCTCTCAAGCATCCAAACATCTGCTCTTACAACTGTGTGGAGGGGAAACTTAATTTTATGAAGTTCCAGTGTAGTGGTTTACCCTCCAcaaaatggtaagagcagacgGATGGATATTTGGGTGgaagttatatgttttttttctacacatAGTTTTTTGAGTTGCGTTTAAAATACTGTTGTATTGTAAGCAAAATCCTCCCATTCTTCCAAATACTGTGACACTCTGCAACTGAGCATACTATGCTCCTCATTTTTTATCCATCCTTTTCCATTTATCACGAAACATTGAAACATGAACCAACCAGTAAAAAATTCATTCttattagactaataaaaacctttattatTACAAAGCAAGGGACAAAatctta
This genomic stretch from Astyanax mexicanus isolate ESR-SI-001 chromosome 15, AstMex3_surface, whole genome shotgun sequence harbors:
- the LOC103022903 gene encoding LIM and SH3 domain protein 1, with product MNPQCSRCNKVVYPTEKVNCLDKYWHKGCFSCEVCKMTLNMKNYKGFDKKPYCSQHYPKTSFTSVADTPENLRLMQQSKVQSQVLYKEEFEKNKGKGFSVVADTPELQRIKKTQDQISNIKYHEEFDKSRMAGDAPPAETNAAYQPSSPQSYNYDPQPVRSAAAPPPPSGGKRYKAIYDYAAADEDEVSFADGDVILDVQQIDEGWMFGRVERTGKQGMLPSNYVEAI